From Argopecten irradians isolate NY chromosome 2, Ai_NY, whole genome shotgun sequence, the proteins below share one genomic window:
- the LOC138315402 gene encoding carbonic anhydrase 2-like isoform X1, giving the protein MEDIVTVTILPDEGEDMSTFKYIDDITCDGENVPKKFGEKKGGTRKYCICNPRRETRNPFGKLSTCSVCGWLVSLSISTQKTDVKRTTMSQWGYNKNNGPDNWFKFYSIAKEGKRQSPIDIVTNIAKYDSQLQSCPFDVKYKCETNMELSNTGHSVKAQMSQKGSELTGGPLKDTYVLEQFHLHWGSQEGKGSEHTIDGVEYDAELHLVHYNTKYGDFGSAANKPDGLAVFGFMVKVGKSHEGFGKLSNGMKSVAPQGGKTAVDSFDPKCLFSEKDLSSYWTYLGSLTTPPLFESVTWIVFKNPMEISQEQMDDLRSLKNCEGCDMVNNYRPPQPLEGRVVSCSFH; this is encoded by the exons ATGGAGGATATAGTTACCGTCACCATCTTACCGGACGAGGGTGAAGACATGTCGACATTTAAGTACATAGATGATATCACATGTGATGGTGAAAACGTCCCCAAAAAGTTCGGAGAGAAGAAGGGTGGTACTAGAAAGTACTGTATCTGTAACCCGCGTAGAGAGACTAGGAATCCTTTTGGAAAGTTGTCAACATGTTCAGTATGTG gGTGGTTGGTCTCTCTCTCAATATCTACCCAGAAAACCGACGTCAAGCGTACTACCATGAGTCAATGGGGATACAACAAAAACAACG GGCCAGATAATTGGTTCAAGTTTTACTCTATTGCCAAGGAAGGCAAACGCCAGTCTCCGATAGACATCGTCACAAATATAGCCAAATATGACTCACAACTCCAATCGTGTCCATTCGACGTGAAATACAAATGTGAAACGAATATGGAACTGTCGAACACCGGTCACTCAGTAAAGGCACAGATGAGTCAAAAGGGATCAG AGCTGACCGGAGGCCCACTGAAGGATACATATGTGTTGGAGCAGTTCCATCTGCACTGGGGCTCACAAGAGGGCAAAGGTTCTGAACATACCATTGATGGTGTGGAGTATGATGCAGAG CTTCATCTTGTTCACTACAACACCAAATATGGCGACTTCGGTAGCGCAGCCAATAAACCTGATGGACTTGCTGTCTTTGGATTCATGGTGAAG GTTGGAAAGAGTCACGAAGGTTTCGGAAAACTTTCAAATGGCATGAAGAGTGTTGCTCCACAGGGTGGAAAAACCGCTGTAGATTCTTTTGATCCTAAGTGTTTGTTTTCTG AGAAAGACCTGTCGTCATATTGGACCTATCTAGGATCTCTTactacccctcctttgtttgaGAGTGTCACGTGGATTGTGTTCAAAAATCCTATGGAGATCTCGCAGGAACAG ATGGATGACCTCCGGTCACTCAAAAATTGTGAAGGGTGTGACATGGTGAACAACTATCGACCACCACAACCATTAGAGGGAAGAGTAGTCAGCTGCTCGTTTCATTAA
- the LOC138315402 gene encoding carbonic anhydrase 2-like isoform X2, translating into MNLDLDFSLFNVLSTVRSIFIRIDRYRGRRKDGVPRERNPLYITSVPRWLVSLSISTQKTDVKRTTMSQWGYNKNNGPDNWFKFYSIAKEGKRQSPIDIVTNIAKYDSQLQSCPFDVKYKCETNMELSNTGHSVKAQMSQKGSELTGGPLKDTYVLEQFHLHWGSQEGKGSEHTIDGVEYDAELHLVHYNTKYGDFGSAANKPDGLAVFGFMVKVGKSHEGFGKLSNGMKSVAPQGGKTAVDSFDPKCLFSEKDLSSYWTYLGSLTTPPLFESVTWIVFKNPMEISQEQMDDLRSLKNCEGCDMVNNYRPPQPLEGRVVSCSFH; encoded by the exons ATGAATTTAGATTTGGATTTTAGTTTATTTAACGTGCTGTCAACAGTAAGGTCCATATTTATAAGGATTGACAGGTATAGAGGAAGGAGGAAAGACGGAGTGCCCAGAGAAAGAAACCcgctatatataacatcagttcCAC gGTGGTTGGTCTCTCTCTCAATATCTACCCAGAAAACCGACGTCAAGCGTACTACCATGAGTCAATGGGGATACAACAAAAACAACG GGCCAGATAATTGGTTCAAGTTTTACTCTATTGCCAAGGAAGGCAAACGCCAGTCTCCGATAGACATCGTCACAAATATAGCCAAATATGACTCACAACTCCAATCGTGTCCATTCGACGTGAAATACAAATGTGAAACGAATATGGAACTGTCGAACACCGGTCACTCAGTAAAGGCACAGATGAGTCAAAAGGGATCAG AGCTGACCGGAGGCCCACTGAAGGATACATATGTGTTGGAGCAGTTCCATCTGCACTGGGGCTCACAAGAGGGCAAAGGTTCTGAACATACCATTGATGGTGTGGAGTATGATGCAGAG CTTCATCTTGTTCACTACAACACCAAATATGGCGACTTCGGTAGCGCAGCCAATAAACCTGATGGACTTGCTGTCTTTGGATTCATGGTGAAG GTTGGAAAGAGTCACGAAGGTTTCGGAAAACTTTCAAATGGCATGAAGAGTGTTGCTCCACAGGGTGGAAAAACCGCTGTAGATTCTTTTGATCCTAAGTGTTTGTTTTCTG AGAAAGACCTGTCGTCATATTGGACCTATCTAGGATCTCTTactacccctcctttgtttgaGAGTGTCACGTGGATTGTGTTCAAAAATCCTATGGAGATCTCGCAGGAACAG ATGGATGACCTCCGGTCACTCAAAAATTGTGAAGGGTGTGACATGGTGAACAACTATCGACCACCACAACCATTAGAGGGAAGAGTAGTCAGCTGCTCGTTTCATTAA
- the LOC138315402 gene encoding carbonic anhydrase 2-like isoform X3 → MSQWGYNKNNGPDNWFKFYSIAKEGKRQSPIDIVTNIAKYDSQLQSCPFDVKYKCETNMELSNTGHSVKAQMSQKGSELTGGPLKDTYVLEQFHLHWGSQEGKGSEHTIDGVEYDAELHLVHYNTKYGDFGSAANKPDGLAVFGFMVKVGKSHEGFGKLSNGMKSVAPQGGKTAVDSFDPKCLFSEKDLSSYWTYLGSLTTPPLFESVTWIVFKNPMEISQEQMDDLRSLKNCEGCDMVNNYRPPQPLEGRVVSCSFH, encoded by the exons ATGAGTCAATGGGGATACAACAAAAACAACG GGCCAGATAATTGGTTCAAGTTTTACTCTATTGCCAAGGAAGGCAAACGCCAGTCTCCGATAGACATCGTCACAAATATAGCCAAATATGACTCACAACTCCAATCGTGTCCATTCGACGTGAAATACAAATGTGAAACGAATATGGAACTGTCGAACACCGGTCACTCAGTAAAGGCACAGATGAGTCAAAAGGGATCAG AGCTGACCGGAGGCCCACTGAAGGATACATATGTGTTGGAGCAGTTCCATCTGCACTGGGGCTCACAAGAGGGCAAAGGTTCTGAACATACCATTGATGGTGTGGAGTATGATGCAGAG CTTCATCTTGTTCACTACAACACCAAATATGGCGACTTCGGTAGCGCAGCCAATAAACCTGATGGACTTGCTGTCTTTGGATTCATGGTGAAG GTTGGAAAGAGTCACGAAGGTTTCGGAAAACTTTCAAATGGCATGAAGAGTGTTGCTCCACAGGGTGGAAAAACCGCTGTAGATTCTTTTGATCCTAAGTGTTTGTTTTCTG AGAAAGACCTGTCGTCATATTGGACCTATCTAGGATCTCTTactacccctcctttgtttgaGAGTGTCACGTGGATTGTGTTCAAAAATCCTATGGAGATCTCGCAGGAACAG ATGGATGACCTCCGGTCACTCAAAAATTGTGAAGGGTGTGACATGGTGAACAACTATCGACCACCACAACCATTAGAGGGAAGAGTAGTCAGCTGCTCGTTTCATTAA